The Kitasatospora paranensis genome has a window encoding:
- a CDS encoding Bcr/CflA family multidrug efflux MFS transporter, with protein sequence MLISQRFPYAEPGDHSPAPRTRSSAPGTAPGRTGGPRRLRLILVLGALSAFGPLSLDMYLPAFPSLAADLGVHDADVQLTLTACLLGLALGQLAVGPLSDSRGRRTPLLAGLACYAVASLACAFAPTAGTLTGLRFVQGMAGAAGIVISRAVVRDLYDGVEAARFFSLLMLVNGLAPILAPVLGSQLLRFADWRAVFAVLAVIGVLLLAAAALALPESLPAERRTAGGLGRSVRSFGGLLADRRFMGHALSAGAVFAAMFAYISGSSFVLQQVYGLSAQQFGLVFGGNALGLVLLGQLNARLLRSRSPEALLRVGLALSAAGGAGLLTAVTAGLGLWAVCASLALVVGAVGFVMPNATALALSGQAQAGTASALLGLLQFAFGALAAPLVGLGGSGSALPMASVIAAFAAAALLVHGCWLPRRSA encoded by the coding sequence TTGCTGATCAGTCAGCGATTCCCCTACGCTGAACCGGGTGACCACTCCCCCGCCCCGCGGACCCGCAGCTCCGCGCCCGGCACCGCCCCCGGACGCACCGGCGGCCCGCGCCGGCTGCGGCTGATCCTGGTGCTCGGCGCGCTCTCCGCGTTCGGGCCGCTGTCCCTGGACATGTACCTCCCGGCGTTCCCGTCGCTGGCCGCCGACCTCGGCGTGCACGACGCCGACGTGCAGCTCACCCTCACCGCGTGCCTGCTCGGGCTCGCCCTCGGCCAGCTGGCGGTCGGCCCGCTCAGCGACAGCCGCGGCCGCCGGACGCCGCTGCTGGCCGGCCTCGCCTGCTACGCCGTCGCCTCGCTGGCCTGCGCGTTCGCCCCCACGGCCGGCACGCTGACCGGCCTGCGGTTCGTCCAGGGGATGGCCGGTGCGGCGGGCATCGTGATCAGCCGGGCGGTGGTCCGGGACCTGTACGACGGGGTCGAGGCGGCCCGGTTCTTCTCGCTGCTGATGCTGGTGAACGGGCTGGCGCCGATCCTGGCCCCGGTGCTCGGCAGCCAGCTGCTGAGGTTCGCCGACTGGCGTGCCGTGTTCGCCGTCCTGGCCGTGATCGGCGTGCTGCTGCTGGCGGCGGCCGCGCTCGCCCTGCCCGAATCGCTCCCGGCCGAGCGCCGGACGGCGGGCGGCCTGGGGCGCAGCGTGCGCAGCTTCGGCGGGCTGCTGGCCGACCGCCGATTCATGGGCCACGCCCTGTCGGCCGGCGCCGTGTTCGCCGCGATGTTCGCCTACATCTCCGGTTCCTCGTTCGTCCTCCAGCAGGTGTACGGGCTCAGCGCGCAGCAGTTCGGCCTGGTCTTCGGCGGCAACGCGCTGGGCCTGGTGCTGCTCGGCCAGCTGAACGCCCGACTGCTGCGCAGCCGGTCCCCGGAGGCGCTGCTGCGGGTCGGGCTGGCACTGTCGGCCGCGGGCGGTGCGGGGCTGCTGACCGCGGTGACGGCGGGCCTCGGCCTGTGGGCGGTCTGCGCCTCGCTGGCACTGGTGGTGGGCGCGGTGGGCTTCGTGATGCCGAACGCAACGGCGCTGGCGCTGTCCGGACAGGCGCAGGCCGGGACGGCCTCCGCGCTGCTCGGCCTGCTGCAGTTCGCGTTCGGCGCGCTCGCCGCGCCGCTGGTCGGTCTCGGCGGCTCCGGGTCGGCGCTGCCGATGGCGTCGGTGATCGCCGCTTTCGCGGCCGCGGCGCTCCTGGTACACGGCTGCTGGCTGCCGCGCCGGTCC
- a CDS encoding CGNR zinc finger domain-containing protein — protein MISTVRNDRENAPSRFTARAAINSRTVRGKLFRLCADLTKSAPSCVTDETDIVGCVGTLGFEGVTGQVMFDGHVVRLLDTAVSLVNALTDGARQGRPYAAPNGDRLPSAVHEALQLSPRAEVGSSHAVYLANTAQQMRAVFAAVDGGHMDQAAQMVNALLRTTGARPQLDRVDGEPWQVHFHGSDDSLSVGWSAGCATALALAIGSDLAGRLGVCTAPHCDRVYVDASRNAVRHFCSTACRGRVKAAAFRARKASRD, from the coding sequence GTGATCAGCACAGTGAGAAACGACAGGGAAAACGCTCCCAGTCGGTTCACCGCTCGCGCCGCGATCAACAGCCGCACCGTGCGCGGCAAGCTCTTCCGGCTCTGCGCGGACCTCACGAAGTCAGCCCCCTCGTGCGTGACCGACGAAACGGATATCGTCGGTTGCGTAGGCACGCTAGGGTTCGAAGGAGTGACCGGTCAAGTGATGTTCGATGGTCACGTGGTGAGGCTGCTCGATACAGCCGTCTCCCTCGTCAATGCACTGACCGACGGTGCCCGACAGGGTCGCCCCTACGCCGCACCGAACGGGGATCGGCTCCCATCGGCGGTCCACGAGGCGCTGCAGCTCTCACCCCGTGCCGAGGTCGGGTCGAGCCATGCCGTCTACCTCGCGAACACCGCCCAGCAGATGCGGGCGGTGTTCGCGGCAGTCGACGGCGGCCACATGGATCAGGCGGCCCAGATGGTGAACGCCCTGCTGCGCACCACTGGCGCCCGCCCCCAGCTCGATCGCGTCGACGGTGAGCCCTGGCAAGTCCACTTCCACGGCTCCGACGACAGTCTCTCCGTGGGATGGAGCGCCGGATGCGCCACGGCCCTGGCCCTGGCGATCGGCAGCGATCTCGCCGGACGCCTCGGCGTCTGCACGGCCCCGCATTGCGACCGCGTCTACGTGGACGCTTCCCGGAACGCGGTCCGCCACTTCTGCTCCACGGCGTGCCGGGGCCGAGTCAAGGCCGCAGCCTTCAGGGCACGCAAAGCGTCCCGGGACTGA
- a CDS encoding MFS transporter yields MLITTSFGASTAVAGYIGAAFGLATIPSRLAGGRLADRIGRRRTIVVGLTGCAVAQLGIASAGGLVPAACFAVLMGLAFEIYEPPSQAMIADAVAPGEQVRAHGLMNAALAVAGMGAGLLAAGIGRRELRWLFVVDALTCLLCALTVHLVLPADHRAAPAAVPQAAAVAPWRDRSLLAMLAAGTLFAVVHLQIMISLPLSLELRGLQPADAGLLFTTSALTITAGQPLLRRKRLAALPTPAAFAGGYLLMALGLAGYALAPGLLAWTAATMVWSLGDLLLTGRAYALVASLAPAAGKARYLAVYGTSWGIGGIAAPVVGTQLLEHAGAVGLWCAMSLTCLILAVLHPAWIRTGGDGREREATPVREQAACP; encoded by the coding sequence GTGCTGATCACGACGAGCTTCGGTGCCAGTACCGCCGTGGCCGGGTACATCGGCGCCGCGTTCGGGCTCGCCACGATCCCCTCGCGCCTGGCCGGCGGCCGACTGGCCGACCGCATCGGTCGGCGCCGCACGATCGTGGTCGGGCTGACCGGGTGCGCGGTCGCGCAACTGGGTATCGCCTCGGCCGGCGGCCTGGTGCCGGCGGCCTGCTTCGCGGTGCTGATGGGGCTGGCCTTCGAGATCTACGAGCCGCCCAGCCAAGCGATGATCGCGGATGCTGTGGCGCCGGGCGAGCAGGTCCGCGCCCATGGCCTGATGAACGCGGCCCTGGCGGTGGCCGGCATGGGCGCGGGCCTGCTGGCGGCTGGGATCGGGCGCCGGGAGCTGCGATGGCTGTTCGTGGTCGATGCCCTCACCTGCCTGCTCTGCGCGCTGACCGTGCACCTGGTCCTGCCCGCAGACCACCGCGCCGCGCCGGCGGCAGTTCCGCAGGCGGCCGCCGTAGCGCCCTGGCGAGACCGTTCGTTGCTGGCGATGCTCGCGGCAGGGACTCTGTTCGCGGTGGTCCATCTCCAGATCATGATCTCGCTACCCCTGTCCCTGGAACTGCGCGGATTGCAACCCGCCGACGCCGGACTGCTGTTCACCACGTCCGCCCTCACCATCACCGCTGGACAGCCTCTGCTGAGGCGCAAGCGACTCGCCGCACTCCCGACACCCGCAGCCTTCGCCGGCGGCTACCTCCTGATGGCCCTGGGCCTGGCCGGATACGCGCTTGCTCCCGGCCTGCTTGCCTGGACCGCAGCGACCATGGTGTGGAGCCTGGGCGACCTGCTCCTCACCGGCCGCGCGTACGCACTGGTCGCAAGCTTGGCCCCCGCCGCCGGGAAGGCGCGATACCTGGCGGTCTACGGCACAAGCTGGGGAATCGGCGGAATCGCTGCCCCGGTCGTCGGCACACAGTTGCTCGAGCATGCCGGAGCTGTCGGGTTGTGGTGCGCCATGTCCTTGACGTGTCTGATTCTCGCGGTCCTGCATCCTGCCTGGATCCGCACTGGCGGCGATGGCCGTGAGCGGGAGGCGACGCCCGTTCGGGAACAGGCTGCCTGTCCGTAG
- a CDS encoding MarR family transcriptional regulator has translation METAPTAPERRPRPVGGDGPADAAALAALAAGPTIADFGLLLRAAARLDRRMDAELRARCGLSHTMFEVLIMLCREGGDGVAQRELADGLTLTSGGTTRLIDRMEQAGLVRRAPSPADRRITLVSATADGADAFRRAAVVHAEVVDALFLGPVAPADRPHLLTALGAIVLASTD, from the coding sequence ATGGAGACCGCACCGACGGCACCCGAGAGGCGGCCGCGCCCGGTCGGCGGCGACGGCCCGGCCGACGCCGCGGCCCTCGCCGCCCTTGCCGCCGGCCCGACCATCGCCGACTTCGGCCTGCTGCTGCGCGCTGCGGCCCGCCTCGACCGCCGGATGGACGCCGAGCTGCGGGCCCGCTGCGGGCTGAGCCACACCATGTTCGAAGTGCTGATCATGCTCTGCCGGGAGGGCGGGGACGGGGTGGCCCAGCGGGAGCTGGCCGACGGCCTCACCCTCACCAGTGGCGGCACCACCCGGCTGATCGACCGGATGGAACAGGCCGGGCTGGTCCGCCGCGCACCCTCGCCGGCCGACCGGCGGATCACCCTGGTCTCGGCGACCGCCGACGGGGCCGACGCCTTCCGCCGGGCTGCGGTCGTGCACGCCGAGGTCGTCGACGCGCTCTTCCTGGGGCCGGTGGCCCCTGCCGACCGCCCCCACCTGCTGACCGCGCTGGGCGCGATCGTCCTGGCGTCCACCGACTGA
- a CDS encoding ABC transporter substrate-binding protein: MPGTRRNAPPSPAVAGSGTTAAGPARRRGRPVRTAAALGGALLALTACSSTAPPPQASAVAESITLNVGTFGTFGYREAGLFAEYMAKHPEIVINEQATQDGKVYWNDLSGKLRDGGTVADIQAVEVGYIAEATGPLADRFTDLRTADGVDPATWLPWKSAQATTPAGALLGLGTDTGPMAVCYRKDLFRKAGLPTDRDAVGRLWAGDWSKFVDVGRRYKAAAPAKTTFTDSAGGLFNAVLSGEPRQFSTADGTLDYQDSPGVKKAWDIAASAARGGLTDGLQQFTADWDDALYLSSFATVLCPSWMTGVISQYAGDRGEGLWDIAAAPVAGNWGGAFLTVPKAARHPKEAAALAAWLTAPEQQAKVFTKTGNLPSADAALRLPVVQDATNAYFNNAPTGRIYAAAARTIRPAPIGRLDGVVKAVFTDTALLDVERNGTDPKKAWNAAVRQISEQTGG, translated from the coding sequence ATGCCAGGCACCAGACGCAACGCTCCACCCTCTCCCGCCGTGGCCGGTTCGGGCACCACGGCCGCGGGCCCCGCCCGACGCCGCGGACGGCCCGTCAGGACGGCTGCCGCGCTCGGCGGCGCACTCCTCGCCCTCACCGCGTGCAGCAGTACCGCACCCCCGCCGCAGGCCTCGGCGGTCGCCGAGAGCATCACCCTGAACGTCGGCACCTTCGGCACCTTCGGGTACCGGGAGGCCGGTCTGTTCGCCGAGTACATGGCCAAGCACCCCGAGATCGTCATCAACGAGCAGGCCACCCAGGACGGCAAGGTCTACTGGAACGACCTCTCCGGCAAGCTTCGTGACGGCGGCACGGTCGCGGACATCCAGGCCGTGGAGGTCGGCTACATCGCCGAGGCCACCGGCCCGCTCGCGGACAGGTTCACCGATCTGCGGACGGCGGACGGCGTCGATCCGGCCACCTGGCTGCCGTGGAAGTCCGCCCAGGCGACCACCCCCGCCGGCGCCCTGCTCGGGCTCGGCACCGACACCGGGCCGATGGCGGTCTGCTACCGCAAGGATCTCTTCCGCAAGGCCGGACTGCCCACGGACCGCGATGCCGTGGGCCGACTGTGGGCGGGCGACTGGTCGAAGTTCGTCGACGTCGGCCGCCGCTACAAGGCGGCCGCGCCGGCGAAGACCACGTTCACCGACTCGGCCGGGGGCCTGTTCAACGCCGTCCTGTCCGGCGAGCCCCGGCAGTTCTCCACCGCCGACGGGACGCTGGACTACCAGGACAGCCCCGGCGTGAAGAAGGCCTGGGACATCGCGGCGTCCGCCGCCCGCGGCGGACTGACCGACGGGCTCCAGCAGTTCACCGCCGACTGGGACGACGCGCTCTACCTGAGCAGCTTCGCCACCGTCCTCTGCCCGTCCTGGATGACCGGCGTGATCAGCCAGTACGCCGGGGACCGCGGCGAGGGGCTGTGGGACATCGCGGCCGCCCCGGTGGCCGGGAACTGGGGAGGCGCCTTCCTCACCGTGCCGAAGGCCGCCCGCCACCCCAAGGAGGCCGCCGCCCTGGCCGCCTGGCTCACCGCGCCGGAACAGCAGGCGAAGGTGTTCACCAAGACCGGCAACCTGCCGTCGGCCGACGCCGCACTGCGGCTCCCGGTGGTGCAGGACGCCACCAACGCGTACTTCAACAACGCACCGACCGGCCGGATCTACGCCGCCGCCGCCCGGACGATCCGGCCCGCCCCGATCGGGCGGCTGGACGGCGTGGTGAAGGCGGTCTTCACCGACACCGCGCTGCTGGACGTCGAACGCAACGGCACCGACCCCAAGAAGGCCTGGAACGCCGCCGTGCGGCAGATCTCCGAGCAGACCGGGGGCTGA
- a CDS encoding GNAT family N-acetyltransferase, with product MTADQAHQADQAHQAGRTDTPGPAGGEPEIHRSPDSVTAELADGWRGLVADDPHGSWFATPEWVLSWWETLGADAGTGEIAVWRRTDGQVAAVVPLLRTRLRLHPRVPFGAACLTLLGSGPGAADHCGPAVAPDHRPAVRTWLAATARRTTLWLPDLDPGAAALVPARARAVGRTPCPRADLTGGSDALGSRQFRSTVRRYRRKLDAAGVAFRWVPPAEAGPDLLDDVLALHRLRRAALGRPTTFDSGRRPLHVRLMERSARTTAPGGQGPAFLVAEHGGRVVGGLYGFRWGAGFAYYQIGWDPSFAPLRLGTVVIAEAVRACADQGLHTFDFLRGTEPYKYRFGAVDRADVSWLLPHGRAGP from the coding sequence ATGACGGCAGACCAGGCACACCAGGCAGATCAGGCACACCAGGCGGGCCGGACGGACACGCCCGGACCGGCCGGCGGGGAGCCGGAGATCCACCGCTCCCCCGACTCCGTCACCGCGGAACTCGCCGACGGCTGGCGCGGCCTGGTCGCCGACGACCCGCACGGCTCGTGGTTCGCCACGCCGGAGTGGGTGCTCTCCTGGTGGGAGACGCTCGGCGCGGACGCGGGCACGGGCGAGATCGCCGTCTGGCGGCGCACCGACGGGCAGGTGGCGGCCGTCGTGCCGCTGCTGCGCACCCGGCTGCGGCTGCACCCGCGGGTGCCGTTCGGCGCCGCCTGCCTCACCCTGCTGGGCAGCGGGCCCGGCGCCGCCGACCACTGCGGGCCCGCGGTGGCGCCGGACCACCGGCCGGCCGTCCGCACCTGGCTGGCGGCCACGGCCCGCCGTACGACGCTGTGGCTGCCCGACCTCGATCCCGGCGCCGCCGCGCTGGTGCCGGCGCGGGCCCGCGCGGTCGGGCGGACGCCCTGCCCGCGCGCCGACCTGACCGGCGGCAGCGACGCCCTCGGGTCGCGGCAGTTCCGCTCCACGGTGCGCCGCTACCGGCGCAAGCTGGACGCGGCCGGGGTGGCCTTCCGCTGGGTACCTCCGGCGGAGGCCGGCCCCGACCTGCTGGACGATGTCCTGGCCCTGCACCGGCTGCGCCGCGCCGCACTGGGCCGGCCCACCACGTTCGACAGCGGGCGCCGCCCGCTCCACGTCCGGCTGATGGAGCGTTCCGCCCGCACCACGGCGCCCGGCGGGCAGGGCCCCGCCTTCCTGGTCGCCGAGCACGGGGGCCGGGTGGTGGGCGGCCTGTACGGCTTCCGCTGGGGTGCGGGCTTCGCCTACTACCAGATCGGCTGGGACCCGTCCTTCGCGCCGCTCCGGCTGGGCACCGTGGTGATCGCCGAGGCCGTCCGCGCCTGCGCCGACCAGGGCCTGCACACCTTCGACTTCCTGCGCGGCACCGAGCCCTACAAGTACCGCTTCGGCGCGGTCGACCGCGCCGACGTCTCCTGGCTGCTGCCGCACGGCCGGGCGGGGCCCTGA
- a CDS encoding polysaccharide deacetylase family protein, which translates to MPDDHGAGGTAIGATPADTRRRRIDAVLRRSPLQPAFRALAAGRLAVLAYHGVEDARSFAAQMDRLVRTARPVSLARVEQAVREQRPLPPRSVLVTFDDGDPSLLAAGLPVLARHRIPAVAYVIAGLIGGDRPFWWAEAAFLAGHGGTADGLPTGTGPTTVVRRLKQVPDRQRLDLLQQLRDTATRQAPRRPHLTAACLAELRTGGVEIGNHTDSHPCLDRCDPASARAEVEQAHHRLTRLLGRAPTSFAYPNGNHDPRVEPLLARLGYRTGFLFDHRHDRRLPRHPLRISRLRVNSDTGRDRFDTVLSGLHPAVHRLRGGS; encoded by the coding sequence GTGCCGGACGACCACGGTGCCGGGGGCACCGCCATCGGCGCGACCCCGGCGGACACCCGCAGACGGCGGATCGACGCGGTGCTGCGCCGCTCCCCGCTCCAGCCGGCCTTCCGCGCCCTGGCCGCGGGCAGACTCGCCGTCCTCGCCTACCACGGCGTCGAGGACGCCCGCTCCTTCGCGGCCCAGATGGACCGCCTGGTGCGGACGGCGCGGCCGGTGTCCCTCGCCCGGGTCGAGCAGGCCGTCCGCGAGCAGCGCCCGCTGCCCCCGCGCAGCGTGCTGGTGACGTTCGACGACGGCGATCCGAGCCTGCTGGCCGCCGGCCTGCCGGTGCTCGCCCGGCACCGCATACCGGCCGTCGCCTACGTGATCGCCGGGCTGATCGGCGGCGACCGGCCGTTCTGGTGGGCGGAGGCGGCCTTCCTCGCCGGGCACGGCGGAACGGCGGACGGCCTGCCGACGGGCACGGGCCCCACCACCGTCGTCCGCCGCCTCAAGCAAGTGCCCGACCGCCAACGGCTCGACCTGCTCCAGCAGTTGCGGGACACCGCGACACGCCAGGCACCGCGGCGCCCCCACCTGACCGCGGCCTGCCTGGCCGAACTGCGCACCGGCGGCGTCGAGATCGGGAACCACACCGACAGCCACCCGTGCCTGGACCGCTGCGACCCCGCGAGCGCACGGGCCGAGGTCGAACAGGCCCACCACCGGCTCACCCGGCTGCTGGGCCGGGCCCCGACGTCCTTCGCCTACCCGAACGGCAATCACGACCCGCGGGTCGAACCGCTGCTGGCCCGGCTCGGGTACCGCACCGGCTTCCTGTTCGACCACCGGCACGACCGGCGGCTCCCCCGGCACCCCCTGCGGATCAGCCGACTGCGGGTGAACTCCGACACCGGCCGGGACAGGTTCGACACCGTCCTGTCGGGGCTGCACCCGGCCGTGCACCGCCTGCGCGGCGGCAGTTGA
- a CDS encoding gamma-glutamylcyclotransferase family protein, translated as MQLPFFVYGTLRPGGRNHDRHLAGRCLRVRRAVLADAALHRGPGYPYALPDAGASVVGELATVHPGLYDRVLADLDRLEDCTPDGDGEYVRVRLAVRTEDGAETDAWVYLAGPRIAAALSAAPAPIPSGDWSNR; from the coding sequence GTGCAGTTGCCGTTCTTCGTCTACGGGACGCTCCGCCCCGGGGGCCGCAACCACGACCGGCACCTGGCCGGCCGGTGCCTGCGGGTACGCCGCGCCGTCCTGGCGGACGCCGCCCTGCACCGCGGCCCCGGCTACCCGTACGCCCTGCCGGACGCCGGCGCGTCGGTGGTGGGCGAGCTGGCCACCGTCCATCCGGGCCTCTACGACCGGGTGCTCGCCGACCTGGACCGGCTGGAGGACTGCACACCGGACGGCGACGGCGAATACGTCCGGGTCCGGCTGGCGGTGCGCACGGAGGACGGCGCCGAGACCGACGCGTGGGTCTACCTGGCCGGGCCGCGGATCGCGGCGGCGTTGAGCGCCGCGCCCGCACCGATCCCCTCGGGCGACTGGTCGAACCGCTGA
- a CDS encoding alpha-ketoglutarate-dependent dioxygenase AlkB, translating to MLHLQDSLFDTAEDVGVGPLGGLRRTALGDGAWIDVLPGWLHGAGPLFEALAAEVPWREERRTMYERVVDVPRLLAFYGEADTLPHPALAAARTALSSHYGPELGEPFSTAGLCYYRDGHDSVAWHGDRLGRGGLQDTMVAIVSVGEPRPLLLRPRGGGSPTVRRLLGHGDLLVMGGSCQRTWEHAVPKTGRPVGPRISIQYRPRGVR from the coding sequence ATGCTCCACCTCCAGGATTCGCTGTTCGACACCGCCGAGGACGTCGGCGTCGGCCCGCTCGGCGGCCTGCGCCGCACGGCGCTCGGCGACGGTGCGTGGATCGACGTGCTGCCGGGCTGGCTGCACGGCGCAGGACCGCTGTTCGAGGCCCTCGCCGCCGAGGTCCCCTGGCGCGAGGAACGGCGCACCATGTACGAGCGGGTGGTCGACGTGCCCCGGCTGCTGGCGTTCTACGGCGAGGCGGACACCCTGCCGCACCCGGCCCTGGCCGCGGCCCGCACCGCGCTGAGCTCCCACTACGGCCCCGAACTCGGCGAGCCGTTCAGCACCGCCGGGCTCTGCTACTACCGGGACGGGCACGACAGCGTGGCCTGGCACGGCGACCGGCTCGGCCGGGGCGGTCTGCAGGACACCATGGTGGCGATCGTGTCGGTGGGCGAACCGCGGCCGCTGCTGCTCCGCCCGCGCGGCGGCGGCAGCCCCACGGTGCGCCGGCTGCTGGGCCACGGCGACCTGCTGGTGATGGGCGGCAGCTGCCAGCGGACCTGGGAGCACGCCGTCCCGAAGACCGGCCGCCCGGTCGGCCCGCGGATCAGCATCCAGTACCGGCCCCGCGGGGTGCGCTGA
- a CDS encoding ABC transporter permease, whose translation MSTLAHAAHDSATMLRRNLRHALRYPAVSLGSALTPILMLLLFVYAFGGSIGAGMGGGRDAYLEYLTPGIIVMGVAAGAMSTSIAVCSDMTGGIINRFRTMNITRSSFMTGHVVGSVVQTMTGIVLVVAVALAVGFRSDASPLEWLAAAGLLTAIAFAVTWLSAALGLISKTVESASNKPLLVQFLPFLGSAFVPADSMSPGLRWFAEHQPFTPMTETLRGLLSGSAIGDNGWISLAWCAGIAVVGYVWSRSLFNSTTRR comes from the coding sequence ATGAGCACACTCGCCCACGCCGCGCACGACTCGGCGACCATGCTGCGGCGCAACCTCAGGCACGCGCTGCGCTACCCGGCCGTGTCGCTGGGCAGCGCCCTGACCCCGATCCTGATGCTGCTGCTCTTCGTGTACGCCTTCGGGGGCTCGATCGGCGCCGGAATGGGCGGCGGCCGGGACGCGTACCTGGAGTACCTGACGCCCGGCATCATCGTCATGGGAGTGGCGGCCGGGGCGATGTCGACCTCGATCGCGGTCTGCTCGGACATGACCGGGGGCATCATCAACCGCTTCCGCACCATGAACATCACCCGTTCGTCGTTCATGACCGGCCATGTCGTCGGCAGCGTCGTCCAGACGATGACGGGCATCGTCCTCGTCGTCGCGGTCGCGCTCGCCGTCGGGTTCCGGTCGGACGCGAGCCCGCTCGAATGGCTCGCCGCGGCAGGCCTCCTCACCGCCATCGCGTTCGCGGTGACCTGGCTGTCGGCGGCACTCGGCCTGATCTCCAAAACCGTCGAGTCCGCGAGCAACAAGCCGCTGCTGGTCCAGTTCCTGCCGTTCCTCGGCTCGGCGTTCGTACCGGCCGACTCGATGTCGCCGGGCCTGCGCTGGTTCGCCGAGCACCAGCCGTTCACCCCGATGACCGAGACGCTGCGCGGCCTGCTCTCCGGCTCGGCGATCGGCGACAACGGGTGGATCTCGCTCGCCTGGTGCGCCGGCATCGCCGTGGTCGGCTACGTCTGGTCGCGGTCGCTCTTCAACAGCACGACCAGGCGCTGA
- a CDS encoding ATP-binding cassette domain-containing protein, with protein sequence MPAPRKHDPQPPAAVTAVGLRKSYGDRTVLDGIDLRIAAGSVFALLGPNGAGKTTTVQILSTLVAADGGRAQVAGHDISTSPDGVRAAIGVTGQFAALDDLLTAEENLLLMADLLRLGKREGRSRAKELLRRFDIADVARQRAATFSGGMRRRLDLAMTLVGDPEVIFLDEPTTGLDPRSRRTMWETVRSLVAGGTTVFLTTQYLEEADQLADRIAVLDGGRIVAEGTADELKAQIPGRHVRLRFTDSAAHGRAAAALPDATRDDENLALRVPGDGGLDTLRGLLDRLDAAGIGAADLSVHTPDLDDVFLALTGHATTGHAATGTDDTPPPVKETQR encoded by the coding sequence ATGCCTGCGCCAAGAAAGCACGATCCGCAGCCGCCCGCGGCCGTCACCGCCGTGGGACTGCGCAAGTCGTACGGCGACAGGACGGTGCTCGACGGCATCGACCTGCGCATCGCGGCCGGGTCCGTGTTCGCACTGCTCGGGCCGAACGGCGCCGGCAAGACCACCACGGTGCAGATCCTCTCCACGCTCGTCGCCGCCGACGGCGGCCGGGCCCAGGTCGCGGGCCACGACATCTCCACGTCACCGGACGGGGTGCGCGCCGCGATCGGCGTCACCGGGCAGTTCGCCGCGCTCGACGACCTGCTCACCGCCGAGGAGAACCTGCTCCTCATGGCCGACCTGCTGCGCCTCGGCAAGCGCGAAGGACGCTCCCGGGCAAAAGAGTTGCTCCGGCGATTCGACATCGCGGACGTCGCGCGGCAACGGGCCGCGACCTTCTCCGGCGGCATGCGGCGCCGGCTCGACCTCGCCATGACGCTGGTCGGCGACCCCGAAGTGATCTTCCTGGACGAGCCGACGACCGGGCTCGATCCGCGCAGCCGCCGCACCATGTGGGAGACGGTGCGCTCGCTGGTCGCCGGCGGCACCACGGTCTTCCTCACCACCCAGTACCTGGAGGAGGCCGACCAGCTGGCCGACCGGATCGCCGTGCTCGACGGCGGCCGGATCGTCGCCGAGGGCACCGCCGACGAGCTCAAGGCGCAGATCCCCGGCCGTCACGTACGGCTGCGCTTCACCGACTCCGCCGCACACGGACGAGCGGCGGCCGCCCTCCCCGACGCGACCCGGGACGACGAGAACCTCGCCCTGCGCGTCCCGGGCGACGGCGGACTCGACACGCTGCGCGGCCTGCTCGACCGGCTCGACGCCGCCGGCATCGGGGCCGCCGACCTCTCCGTGCACACCCCCGACCTCGACGACGTGTTCCTCGCCCTGACCGGACACGCCACCACGGGACACGCCGCCACCGGAACCGACGACACCCCACCGCCCGTCAAGGAGACCCAGCGATGA